A part of Hydrogenobacter sp. T-8 genomic DNA contains:
- the plsX gene encoding phosphate acyltransferase PlsX, producing the protein MTKIAVDCMGGDYAPEEIVKGCILAYKELGLESILVGDEEKIRQVLEREKFDGLQVVHAGDVVQMHEAPSNVLRKKNSSLYVAGMLVREGKAEGLVSAGNTGAVLTVGKFVIGSIPDLERPAIAVALPNPKGKTVLIDVGANVDCKPSHLLHFAVIGHTYAEEILGIKNPRVGILSIGEEEGKGNELVKETYPLLKASKLNFLGNAEGRDIYAGTFDVIVCDGFVGNVILKASESLGFAVIQMIKEEVQKSFLAKLGAVLMKPALNNFKKKADFAEYGGIPLLGAKKPVIITHGRANAKAIKNAIRVANEFLTHHFNERLSENLKKLLPQEVKV; encoded by the coding sequence ATGACAAAAATAGCAGTTGACTGTATGGGAGGGGACTACGCCCCCGAGGAGATAGTAAAGGGTTGTATTCTTGCCTACAAGGAGCTTGGTCTTGAAAGCATCCTCGTAGGGGACGAAGAAAAAATAAGACAAGTCCTTGAAAGGGAGAAGTTTGACGGTCTGCAGGTAGTTCATGCAGGGGATGTGGTGCAGATGCACGAGGCACCCTCTAATGTCTTGAGAAAGAAAAACTCCTCTCTTTATGTGGCAGGCATGTTGGTAAGAGAGGGCAAGGCGGAGGGTCTTGTCTCTGCGGGAAACACGGGTGCGGTTCTAACGGTTGGCAAGTTTGTAATAGGCTCTATTCCTGACCTTGAAAGACCAGCCATAGCGGTCGCCTTGCCTAATCCAAAAGGTAAAACGGTTCTCATTGACGTGGGAGCAAACGTGGACTGTAAACCCTCGCATCTGCTCCACTTTGCAGTTATAGGACACACCTATGCGGAGGAGATATTAGGCATAAAAAACCCAAGGGTGGGTATTCTAAGCATAGGAGAGGAGGAGGGCAAAGGCAACGAGCTTGTCAAAGAAACTTATCCGCTCTTAAAAGCCAGCAAACTAAACTTTCTTGGAAACGCTGAGGGAAGAGACATATACGCAGGAACCTTTGATGTGATAGTGTGCGATGGTTTTGTGGGTAATGTAATACTCAAAGCCAGTGAGAGCTTGGGCTTTGCGGTGATTCAGATGATAAAGGAGGAGGTGCAAAAGAGCTTTTTGGCAAAGCTGGGAGCTGTTCTTATGAAACCAGCCCTTAACAACTTTAAGAAAAAGGCGGACTTCGCAGAGTATGGTGGTATTCCCCTTCTTGGAGCTAAGAAGCCTGTGATAATAACCCACGGAAGGGCAAACGCAAAGGCTATAAAGAACGCCATAAGGGTTGCCAATGAGTTTTTAACCCATCACTTTAACGAAAGGCTCTCAGAGAACTTGAAAAAACTCCTTCCTCAAGAGGTAAAGGTCTAA
- the rpsB gene encoding 30S ribosomal protein S2 — MAVVSMRDLLEAGVHFGHSKGRWNPKMAPYLYGVRNGIHIVDLNKTVVFLEQAYHFIADSVAQGAEVLFVGTKKQAKDVIKEEAERAGVPYVNERWVGGLLTNFRTVRKSILKLHTLERMEAEGVFDVLPKKEVRELKRKMERLRKLYGGIVNMERLPSIIWVVDTVREAIAVQEAKKLGITVVAIADSNCDPDLIDYPVPGNDDAIKSIKLLTSKIADAVLEGKQRRESLGEAAIEVPRRRVIAVEEEEKVLFEKAMEMSEKYEYIDKGAEEE; from the coding sequence ATGGCTGTAGTTTCTATGAGAGACCTTTTGGAAGCTGGTGTCCACTTCGGACACTCAAAGGGCAGATGGAACCCCAAGATGGCACCCTATCTCTACGGTGTGCGTAACGGTATACACATCGTAGACCTCAACAAAACGGTGGTTTTCCTTGAGCAGGCGTATCACTTTATAGCGGACAGTGTGGCACAGGGTGCGGAGGTGCTCTTTGTGGGCACAAAAAAGCAGGCAAAGGATGTGATAAAGGAAGAAGCGGAAAGGGCTGGCGTACCATACGTGAACGAAAGATGGGTAGGTGGGCTTCTTACCAACTTTAGGACTGTCCGTAAAAGCATCCTTAAGCTCCATACCCTTGAGAGGATGGAAGCGGAAGGTGTCTTCGATGTGCTCCCCAAAAAGGAGGTAAGAGAACTAAAGAGAAAGATGGAAAGGCTCAGAAAGCTGTATGGTGGCATAGTAAACATGGAAAGGTTGCCCAGCATCATCTGGGTTGTGGACACAGTGAGAGAAGCCATAGCGGTCCAAGAGGCAAAGAAGCTGGGCATAACGGTGGTGGCGATAGCGGACTCCAACTGCGACCCAGACTTGATAGACTACCCTGTTCCAGGAAACGATGATGCCATAAAGTCTATAAAGCTCCTTACCTCAAAGATTGCGGATGCAGTGCTTGAGGGCAAGCAGAGAAGGGAAAGCCTTGGAGAGGCTGCAATTGAAGTGCCAAGGAGAAGGGTCATTGCGGTTGAGGAAGAAGAAAAAGTGCTCTTTGAGAAGGCTATGGAAATGTCCGAGAAATACGAATACATTGACAAAGGCGCAGAGGAGGAGTAA
- a CDS encoding beta-ketoacyl-ACP synthase III, which translates to MGITIRGMGYYVPDKVLTNFDLEKMVDTSDDWITTRTGIKERRIAGSESLTDMAYRASLEALESAQIDPQEIDAIILATLTPDLGFPASACLLQARLGANRAYAFDISAACSGFLYGLEIASSMLSSRRAKTVLLVGAEKLSQIVDWTDRATCVLFGDGAGAVVLSSEGEGEILSSVMRSDGNYWEILYAERCGYIRMKGKELFKLAVRAMAEVCEEALQRAGLSVEDVDLLVPHQANIRIMQALAERLGVSMEKVYSNIHKYGNTSAASIPIALCEAYKEGKLKRGDLVLLTAMGGGLTWGASLLRF; encoded by the coding sequence ATGGGCATAACCATAAGGGGCATGGGTTATTATGTGCCTGATAAGGTGCTTACCAACTTTGACCTTGAAAAGATGGTGGATACCTCCGACGATTGGATTACCACAAGAACGGGTATAAAGGAAAGGAGGATAGCAGGTTCAGAAAGCCTTACAGATATGGCTTATAGGGCAAGCCTTGAAGCCTTAGAGTCCGCGCAGATTGACCCTCAAGAGATTGATGCCATAATCCTTGCGACCCTTACTCCAGACCTTGGCTTTCCTGCAAGTGCCTGTCTTCTTCAGGCAAGGCTTGGTGCAAACAGGGCTTACGCCTTTGATATATCCGCAGCCTGCAGTGGCTTTCTGTATGGTCTTGAGATAGCAAGTTCTATGCTATCCTCCAGAAGGGCTAAAACTGTGCTTTTAGTGGGTGCGGAAAAACTCTCCCAAATAGTGGATTGGACAGACAGGGCTACATGCGTTCTTTTTGGTGATGGTGCAGGAGCGGTGGTGCTTAGCTCCGAGGGTGAGGGTGAGATTCTCTCCTCTGTGATGCGTTCTGACGGCAACTACTGGGAAATTCTCTATGCGGAAAGGTGTGGATACATAAGGATGAAAGGAAAGGAGCTCTTTAAACTGGCAGTGCGTGCCATGGCAGAGGTGTGTGAAGAGGCTCTTCAAAGAGCGGGTCTCTCCGTAGAGGATGTGGACCTCCTTGTCCCCCATCAGGCAAACATAAGGATAATGCAAGCCCTTGCGGAAAGGCTTGGTGTGTCTATGGAAAAGGTCTATTCCAACATACACAAATATGGTAATACAAGCGCTGCATCCATTCCTATAGCTCTCTGTGAGGCATACAAAGAAGGAAAGCTAAAAAGAGGGGATTTAGTGCTTTTGACCGCTATGGGTGGCGGGCTCACATGGGGTGCAAGCCTTTTAAGGTTTTAG
- the pyrH gene encoding UMP kinase, with product MEEAPVYKRVLLKLSGEAFAGEQDFGIDPKFLEYISLEIKSLVEVGVQTAVVIGGGNIFRGIEGLEIGIDRATGDYMGMLATVINALALQSAIERIAQIPTRVLSAIEMRQVAEPYIRRRAIRHLEKGRVVIFAAGTGNPFFSTDTAGALRAIEIGADLLIKATKVDGIYTDDPLKNPKAEFIQEIAYLEAINMGIRVMDYTAMTLCKENRLPILVLNIKKPGNLLRAVMGERVGSLVR from the coding sequence ATGGAGGAAGCACCTGTATACAAAAGGGTGCTTTTAAAGCTTTCTGGAGAGGCTTTTGCTGGTGAGCAGGATTTTGGTATAGACCCTAAGTTTCTTGAATATATAAGCCTTGAGATAAAAAGCCTTGTGGAAGTAGGAGTCCAAACCGCAGTAGTGATAGGAGGGGGCAATATCTTTAGGGGTATAGAAGGGCTTGAGATAGGTATAGACAGGGCAACGGGTGATTACATGGGTATGTTAGCAACGGTGATAAATGCTCTTGCCTTGCAATCTGCAATTGAGAGGATAGCACAAATTCCTACGAGGGTCTTGTCTGCTATAGAGATGAGGCAGGTGGCAGAACCCTACATAAGAAGAAGGGCTATAAGACATTTAGAAAAGGGTCGTGTGGTAATATTCGCTGCAGGGACAGGTAATCCCTTTTTCTCCACAGACACCGCAGGTGCTCTCAGAGCCATAGAGATAGGTGCGGACCTTCTTATAAAGGCTACAAAGGTAGATGGCATATACACCGATGACCCGCTGAAAAACCCAAAAGCTGAATTTATCCAAGAAATAGCCTATCTTGAGGCCATAAACATGGGTATTAGGGTTATGGACTACACTGCCATGACCCTCTGCAAGGAAAACAGGCTACCCATATTGGTTCTTAACATAAAGAAGCCAGGGAATCTACTGAGGGCTGTGATGGGTGAAAGGGTTGGGTCTTTGGTGAGGTAG
- a CDS encoding geranylgeranyl reductase family protein: MLYDAVVVGGGPAGASTAYHLSKSGLRVLIVEKEKLPRFKLCAGCLSARTLRLLPEGYKGLILNTINSGKLGYRGLQEYEVEVNREVAYIVDRSEFDHFLVQKALEVGAELLIGEFIGFEKEGNQYKVYTSRGNFYTDYLIGADGFHSKTAELLGYKKRKFFRSLELFTEGSLRDKVLIEVGWVSRGYLWVFPHGDGISLGIATTGRENLLEILRDYALSKNINFKHPKGWHIPFPEGKKDIQIGKERVLLAGDSANMTDPLLGEGIYYALWAGKILAKAIIQNPSEPTKAYELMLKPLAEELIYAGKIARIAYRFQRVAFKMGKDYALRNFYRVLTGDKTYKDIYWKGWLEFLKHLTREKIEYILKRHEGRHSGVNAEF, encoded by the coding sequence GTGCTTTACGATGCTGTAGTTGTAGGTGGTGGTCCCGCTGGGGCTTCCACTGCTTACCATCTTTCAAAATCTGGTCTTAGGGTCCTAATAGTTGAAAAGGAGAAACTTCCAAGGTTTAAACTCTGCGCGGGCTGTTTGTCCGCAAGAACCCTAAGGCTTCTGCCAGAGGGCTACAAAGGGTTAATACTAAACACGATAAACTCTGGGAAACTTGGCTATAGAGGTCTGCAGGAGTATGAGGTGGAGGTAAACAGAGAGGTTGCTTACATAGTTGATAGGTCTGAGTTTGACCATTTTTTGGTGCAAAAAGCTCTTGAAGTTGGTGCGGAGCTCCTTATTGGGGAGTTTATAGGCTTTGAGAAGGAGGGAAACCAATACAAGGTCTATACAAGCAGAGGAAACTTCTACACAGACTATCTAATTGGTGCGGACGGCTTTCATTCTAAAACCGCAGAACTTCTTGGATACAAGAAAAGAAAGTTTTTCAGAAGTCTTGAGCTGTTTACGGAGGGTAGTCTAAGGGATAAGGTTTTAATTGAGGTAGGATGGGTAAGTAGAGGTTATCTTTGGGTGTTTCCTCATGGTGATGGCATAAGCCTTGGCATTGCAACCACTGGAAGGGAAAACCTGCTTGAAATCCTAAGGGACTACGCTCTCAGTAAAAACATAAACTTTAAACATCCAAAGGGTTGGCATATACCCTTTCCAGAAGGGAAAAAGGACATTCAAATAGGTAAGGAGAGAGTTTTGCTCGCAGGAGATTCTGCCAATATGACAGACCCTCTACTCGGTGAAGGCATATACTACGCCCTTTGGGCAGGCAAAATCCTCGCGAAAGCCATAATACAAAATCCTTCTGAACCAACAAAAGCCTACGAACTAATGCTGAAACCATTGGCGGAAGAGCTTATTTACGCAGGAAAGATAGCAAGAATTGCTTATAGATTTCAAAGGGTTGCCTTCAAAATGGGAAAAGATTACGCATTGAGAAATTTCTACCGTGTGCTCACAGGGGATAAAACTTACAAGGACATATATTGGAAAGGTTGGCTTGAGTTTTTAAAACACTTGACAAGGGAAAAAATAGAATATATACTCAAAAGGCATGAGGGGAGGCATAGCGGGGTTAATGCTGAGTTTTAG
- a CDS encoding molybdopterin-dependent oxidoreductase, with protein MLSRRELLGSFALSAGGLLLPKYVFASVNPDLLGTAVKDLPEGTLESQTLETLPGKKPLIKKTYRPPNFETPVSYFNEIFTPNDAFFVRYHLSNIPEVDAKSWRLRIGGDAIEKPYELTLEDLKTKFEQVEVVAVCQCSGNRRGLMKPHVPGIQWGYGAMGNAKWKGVRLKDILNKAGLKANALEVVFDGADTGVAEKTPDFIKSIPIWKALDENTIIAYEMNGEPLPHWNGFPARLVVPGWTATYWIKHLISIDVISTAYKGFWMNPAYRLPLGKFPMRDRFVSQETNVNTPITEIMVNSLITNIKDGQVFRRGEPIEIKGIAWDGGYVIKQVEVSTDGGKTWHDAELGRDYGRFSWRQWSYTFKPLKKGEYTLMVKATNSIGQTQTFELIWNPAGYHHNVVHKVSIKVV; from the coding sequence ATGTTGAGCAGGAGGGAACTTCTTGGTTCCTTTGCTTTAAGTGCAGGAGGTTTATTGCTACCCAAGTATGTGTTTGCCTCTGTTAACCCAGACCTCCTTGGCACAGCGGTAAAAGACTTGCCAGAGGGTACACTTGAATCTCAAACACTTGAAACCTTACCAGGGAAAAAGCCCTTAATTAAGAAAACCTACAGACCTCCAAACTTTGAAACTCCAGTATCCTACTTTAACGAAATATTTACGCCAAACGATGCATTTTTTGTAAGGTATCACCTTTCAAACATACCAGAAGTAGATGCAAAGAGTTGGAGATTAAGGATAGGTGGTGATGCTATAGAAAAACCCTATGAGCTTACACTTGAAGACCTAAAGACAAAGTTTGAACAAGTGGAAGTTGTTGCCGTTTGTCAATGTTCCGGAAACAGAAGGGGACTTATGAAACCTCACGTACCTGGTATACAGTGGGGTTACGGTGCAATGGGTAATGCAAAATGGAAAGGTGTAAGGTTAAAAGATATACTGAATAAAGCTGGTCTAAAAGCCAATGCCCTTGAAGTAGTTTTTGACGGGGCAGATACTGGAGTAGCGGAAAAAACGCCCGATTTCATAAAGAGTATACCCATATGGAAGGCTCTTGATGAAAACACCATAATAGCTTACGAAATGAACGGAGAGCCATTGCCCCATTGGAATGGCTTCCCAGCAAGACTTGTAGTTCCAGGATGGACTGCCACTTACTGGATAAAACACCTAATAAGCATAGATGTAATATCCACAGCATACAAAGGTTTTTGGATGAACCCAGCCTATAGATTACCTCTTGGTAAATTTCCTATGAGGGATAGGTTTGTATCTCAGGAGACCAATGTAAATACGCCTATAACTGAAATTATGGTTAACTCCCTTATAACCAATATAAAGGATGGCCAGGTGTTTAGAAGAGGTGAGCCTATAGAAATAAAAGGCATAGCATGGGATGGAGGATACGTAATTAAACAAGTTGAGGTTTCCACCGACGGTGGGAAGACATGGCACGATGCAGAACTGGGTAGGGACTATGGAAGATTCTCATGGAGACAATGGTCTTACACTTTCAAACCGTTGAAGAAAGGTGAATACACACTTATGGTAAAGGCTACAAACAGCATAGGGCAAACCCAAACCTTTGAATTAATATGGAACCCTGCAGGCTATCATCATAATGTGGTGCATAAGGTCAGCATAAAAGTTGTATAA
- a CDS encoding SapC family protein: protein MRLFSNTILLDPEEHKNLKWQCLKGNCPQSCCLIPDRTFVVLEEVLSLSRHFPVVINIEVDEGGKEQRLLCAYFRLREDNKGCIYLKDGVGCLLEGEKPYTCRQYPFFIKGGYLALDLTCPGFSEVEGEALWEGQLVNSRFERDFYIYSLRLEEGKAQTEDFLDLLFDLGLVVGGRVSYEGVEVSFNMVDEKRLFELPENALKELSKRGYIRIIYAHLNSLQNWERLIKRYISG, encoded by the coding sequence ATGAGGCTTTTTTCCAACACTATACTCCTTGACCCAGAGGAGCACAAAAACCTCAAGTGGCAATGCCTCAAAGGCAACTGTCCTCAAAGCTGTTGTCTTATTCCCGACAGGACCTTTGTGGTCCTTGAAGAGGTGCTTTCCCTCTCAAGACACTTTCCTGTGGTTATAAACATTGAGGTTGACGAAGGAGGAAAAGAGCAAAGGCTTCTTTGTGCATACTTTAGATTAAGGGAGGATAATAAGGGATGTATATATCTCAAAGATGGTGTAGGCTGTCTTTTAGAGGGGGAGAAACCCTACACCTGCAGACAGTATCCCTTTTTTATAAAGGGTGGCTATCTCGCTCTTGACCTTACCTGCCCTGGCTTTTCCGAGGTGGAAGGAGAGGCACTTTGGGAAGGTCAGCTTGTAAATTCCCGCTTTGAACGGGATTTTTATATCTACTCCCTTAGACTTGAGGAGGGGAAGGCTCAAACAGAGGATTTCCTTGACTTGCTTTTTGACCTCGGGTTGGTGGTTGGAGGCAGGGTAAGCTATGAGGGTGTTGAGGTGTCCTTTAACATGGTGGACGAAAAGAGGCTTTTTGAGCTTCCAGAAAATGCCTTAAAGGAGCTTTCAAAAAGGGGATACATAAGGATCATCTACGCTCACCTTAACTCATTGCAGAATTGGGAGCGCCTTATAAAAAGGTATATTAGCGGTTAG
- the frr gene encoding ribosome recycling factor produces the protein MIEDIFKSAEEDMKKAVNYFKNETAGLRTGRASTSLVEELKVEYYGSKVPLKQLGSISVSDVNQLTIQLWDANAVSGVEKAIMENLNLTPQRQGNVLRITLPPLTQERRKELVRILHKMTEEARVAVRNIRRDAKEMLEDLEGVSEDEIKRALERLQKLTDKYIEEINAIAEAKEKEIMGG, from the coding sequence ATGATAGAGGATATTTTTAAAAGTGCGGAAGAGGATATGAAAAAGGCGGTAAACTACTTTAAGAACGAAACTGCAGGGCTAAGGACAGGTAGGGCAAGCACATCTCTTGTTGAAGAGCTAAAGGTAGAATATTATGGTTCAAAGGTGCCTCTTAAACAGCTTGGAAGTATAAGCGTAAGCGATGTAAACCAGCTAACCATCCAGCTTTGGGATGCCAATGCAGTCTCGGGTGTGGAAAAGGCAATAATGGAAAACTTAAACCTTACACCTCAAAGACAGGGCAATGTGCTAAGGATAACCCTACCACCTCTCACACAAGAAAGAAGAAAGGAGCTTGTAAGGATACTCCATAAAATGACAGAGGAGGCAAGGGTAGCGGTCAGAAATATAAGGAGAGACGCAAAGGAAATGCTTGAAGACCTTGAGGGAGTTTCTGAAGATGAGATAAAGAGAGCTTTAGAAAGGCTTCAAAAGCTCACGGACAAATACATAGAGGAGATAAACGCCATTGCAGAGGCTAAGGAGAAGGAGATAATGGGAGGATGA
- the rpmF gene encoding 50S ribosomal protein L32, with the protein MAVPKRKTSRWRRDQRRAQNFFAKLSSLSLATCPNCGELMMPHRACPYCGYYKGREVLKTS; encoded by the coding sequence ATGGCAGTTCCAAAGAGAAAAACCTCAAGGTGGAGAAGAGACCAAAGGAGAGCACAGAATTTTTTCGCAAAACTGAGTTCTTTATCCCTTGCCACCTGCCCTAACTGTGGTGAGCTTATGATGCCACACAGAGCTTGCCCGTATTGTGGATACTACAAGGGTAGGGAAGTTCTTAAGACTTCATGA
- a CDS encoding c-type cytochrome — translation MKKLVFILISTPLLTFALDENVKLKNGSGKDLVEANCVACHSLDYIQMNSPFLDKKGWEATVNKMIKVFGAPIKEEDVQKMVEYLSKYYGK, via the coding sequence ATGAAAAAACTTGTTTTTATCCTTATTTCTACTCCGCTCCTTACCTTTGCCCTTGACGAGAACGTAAAGCTAAAAAACGGTTCTGGTAAAGACCTTGTTGAGGCCAATTGCGTAGCATGCCACAGCTTGGATTACATACAGATGAACTCCCCATTCCTTGACAAAAAGGGATGGGAAGCGACTGTAAACAAGATGATAAAAGTTTTTGGGGCACCCATAAAAGAAGAAGATGTTCAAAAGATGGTTGAATATCTGAGTAAGTATTACGGTAAGTGA
- a CDS encoding gluconeogenesis factor YvcK family protein — translation MKLVAIGGGTGLSTLLRGLKEKVGKEIEDLSAIVTVADSGGSTGRLRKIYNMPAPGDIRNCIVALSESEEIMQKLFQFRFKGGELEGHAFGNLFLVALTEITGSFMHAVNIASQILRTRGEIIPATLESVQLCAEFSDGKLLCGEEDITEYGKHDGVRIKSIWIEPREAKAPIDAIAKIESADVIVFGPGSLYTSIIPNLLIQDIREAVNHSLALKVFVVNAMTQPGETDSFTAYDHIKTFKEYTGIERIDVAVINTKMPSSSVLKRYLEQKQEPVVPDVARIAKEGIEVYTEDLIGDKDDFVRHDPHRLADLIVEIYKKHGVFS, via the coding sequence ATGAAGCTTGTAGCCATTGGAGGAGGAACGGGGCTTTCAACACTTTTGAGGGGGCTAAAAGAGAAGGTGGGAAAAGAGATTGAAGACCTCTCTGCCATAGTCACGGTGGCGGACAGTGGAGGAAGCACGGGAAGGCTCAGAAAAATATACAACATGCCAGCACCGGGAGACATAAGAAACTGCATTGTTGCTCTTTCGGAGAGCGAGGAGATAATGCAAAAACTTTTTCAGTTTAGGTTCAAAGGTGGAGAGCTTGAGGGTCATGCCTTTGGAAACCTTTTCCTTGTGGCTCTTACAGAGATAACAGGTAGCTTTATGCATGCGGTAAACATAGCCTCACAGATACTGAGGACAAGGGGAGAAATAATACCTGCAACCCTTGAAAGCGTTCAGCTTTGTGCAGAGTTTAGCGACGGGAAGCTCCTCTGTGGAGAAGAGGATATAACCGAGTATGGAAAGCACGACGGAGTGAGGATTAAAAGTATATGGATAGAGCCAAGGGAGGCAAAAGCACCCATAGATGCTATTGCAAAGATAGAGTCTGCGGATGTGATAGTTTTTGGTCCTGGGAGCTTATATACGAGCATAATCCCTAACCTACTCATTCAAGACATAAGGGAAGCGGTAAACCATTCCTTAGCCCTAAAGGTTTTTGTGGTAAACGCTATGACCCAGCCTGGAGAAACCGACAGCTTTACCGCCTATGACCACATAAAGACCTTTAAAGAGTATACGGGCATTGAAAGGATAGATGTGGCTGTGATAAACACAAAAATGCCATCAAGTTCTGTTTTGAAGAGGTACTTGGAACAAAAGCAAGAACCCGTAGTGCCAGATGTGGCAAGGATAGCAAAGGAAGGTATAGAAGTATATACAGAGGACCTAATAGGCGATAAGGACGACTTTGTAAGGCACGACCCACACAGGCTTGCAGACCTTATAGTGGAAATATACAAAAAGCATGGCGTATTTTCTTAA
- a CDS encoding YceD family protein, translating to MVKLNLKEIFKTKNRFSQSYVFKPEDLKLPPDLGEIREPVSVYVEITKEKGGYRVNMEIEGYVVLECSRCLTVFHKDIGRSESIRIEPYPTKDVLYLKPSELDVSFFEDEEFFDLTELVREQIILSIPTKPLCSPDCSAGFYENLEEKTTTLGDLLKKANVL from the coding sequence ATGGTAAAGCTAAACCTCAAAGAGATATTCAAAACAAAAAACAGGTTCTCCCAGAGCTATGTTTTCAAGCCAGAAGACCTAAAGCTACCTCCAGACCTTGGTGAAATAAGAGAGCCTGTGAGCGTTTATGTGGAGATAACCAAGGAAAAGGGTGGATATAGGGTAAACATGGAGATTGAAGGTTATGTGGTGCTTGAGTGTAGCAGATGTCTGACTGTGTTCCATAAGGACATAGGTAGGAGTGAGTCCATTAGGATAGAGCCATATCCTACTAAGGACGTGCTATATCTAAAGCCTTCAGAGCTTGATGTTTCCTTCTTTGAGGATGAAGAGTTCTTTGACCTCACAGAGCTTGTGAGAGAGCAGATAATACTTAGCATACCCACAAAGCCCCTTTGCAGTCCTGACTGTAGTGCGGGATTCTATGAAAACCTTGAGGAAAAAACCACCACCCTTGGTGACCTTCTCAAAAAGGCGAATGTGTTATAA
- the tsf gene encoding translation elongation factor Ts, producing the protein MISAEMVKTLREMTGAGMLECKKALEEAGGDMEKAKEILRIRGLAKADKKAGRETKEGIIYAYVSEDRKRGVLIELNCETDFVAKNEHFVELALNIAKHIASIPENKDRAGTGEDIASQAYAQDTNISVGDLIKSAIAKIGENIQLRRFVRYDTEGFVHAYVHGIGKVGVLIDYFAPSLNDQTLRVVQDVALQIAAMKPEFVSIESVDPEALERERRILTEQARQEGKPENIIEKVVEGRLRKFYQEKVLLEQAFIKEEKKTVGQYIKESQTGVKIKRFVRFEVGGV; encoded by the coding sequence ATGATAAGTGCGGAGATGGTAAAGACCTTAAGAGAGATGACCGGTGCAGGCATGTTAGAGTGCAAGAAGGCTCTGGAAGAAGCAGGCGGTGATATGGAAAAGGCAAAGGAAATACTCAGAATAAGAGGGCTCGCCAAGGCGGACAAAAAGGCAGGAAGGGAAACAAAGGAAGGCATAATCTACGCCTATGTTTCAGAAGATAGAAAAAGGGGAGTGCTTATAGAACTAAACTGCGAGACAGACTTTGTGGCAAAAAACGAACACTTTGTGGAGCTTGCCCTTAACATCGCAAAGCACATAGCAAGCATTCCAGAGAACAAGGATAGGGCAGGCACTGGTGAAGATATTGCAAGCCAAGCCTATGCACAGGACACAAACATAAGCGTAGGAGACCTCATAAAGTCCGCTATAGCCAAGATAGGAGAGAACATACAGCTGAGAAGGTTTGTAAGATACGATACCGAGGGATTTGTGCATGCCTATGTGCATGGCATAGGAAAGGTAGGCGTGCTTATAGACTACTTTGCTCCAAGCCTTAACGACCAAACCCTTAGGGTTGTGCAAGATGTGGCTCTTCAGATAGCCGCTATGAAACCTGAGTTTGTAAGCATAGAAAGCGTTGACCCTGAAGCCCTTGAAAGAGAGAGGAGGATACTAACAGAGCAGGCAAGACAAGAGGGCAAGCCAGAGAACATCATAGAAAAGGTGGTGGAAGGAAGGCTCAGAAAGTTTTATCAGGAAAAGGTGCTATTAGAACAGGCTTTCATAAAGGAAGAAAAGAAAACCGTGGGACAATACATAAAGGAAAGCCAGACAGGTGTGAAAATCAAACGTTTTGTAAGGTTTGAAGTAGGTGGTGTCTGA
- a CDS encoding C40 family peptidase, translating into MLSFSFVFATSENIVLTALTYMERPYKFGANELYRMDCSAFVQRVFEVNGVRLPRSTAEQSRVGVQVGLEDLKPGDLLFFTTYRPGPSHVGIYIGNGRFVHASEKTGITINRIDEPYWNKRFLFARRLEHSNKTYAGIERQKAQPNRLSQRDEIGDLIFILSNR; encoded by the coding sequence ATGCTGAGTTTTAGTTTTGTGTTTGCAACTTCTGAAAACATAGTGCTTACCGCACTCACCTATATGGAAAGACCCTATAAATTCGGTGCCAATGAACTCTATAGAATGGACTGCTCTGCCTTCGTGCAGAGGGTCTTTGAAGTAAACGGCGTAAGGCTTCCAAGAAGCACCGCAGAACAGTCCCGTGTGGGAGTGCAGGTAGGACTTGAAGACCTAAAGCCCGGAGACCTTCTCTTCTTTACTACCTATAGACCTGGCCCATCCCACGTAGGCATATACATAGGAAATGGCAGGTTCGTGCATGCCAGTGAAAAAACCGGCATAACAATAAACAGGATAGATGAACCCTATTGGAACAAAAGGTTTCTCTTTGCGAGAAGATTGGAACATTCCAATAAAACCTACGCAGGGATTGAAAGGCAAAAGGCACAGCCCAATAGACTCTCCCAGCGTGATGAGATTGGAGACCTTATCTTTATACTATCTAACCGCTAA